A window of the Polaribacter sp. HaHaR_3_91 genome harbors these coding sequences:
- a CDS encoding alpha-1,4-glucan--maltose-1-phosphate maltosyltransferase — MQNQSRIVIENIAPQINHGTVNIKRVVDEIVNVTADVLVDGHDVLQANLLFKHEKDNEWSEIRMTPTSNDEYLASFQTSKQGYYSYKIEGWVDYALNWQHGLGRKIDDSQHVSSELLEGAELLAPMLEKVSSEDKNYLLHLIFIFKNNETYSEAVKEAVSKRLTSIFKKHPEKILIETSTEYKVYVDRLKARFSTWYEFFPRSASEQEGRHGTFNDCHRLLPRVAKMGFDTLYFPPVHPIGEVNRKGKNNTTVAQDGDVGSTWGIGSKYGGHKDLHPELGSLEDFKNLITKAKELGIEVAMDYALQAAPDHPWVKEHPDWFKWRPDGTVQYAENPPKKYQDILPIYWESKDFKNLWKECLDTLLYWIDCGINVFRVDNPHTKPYFFWGWIIAEVKKQHPDVLFLAEAFTRPKIMQQLAKQGYTQSYTYFTWRDSKHELIEYMSELTKTEQKEYMRPNFWPNTPDINPFHLQGAPESKYLQRYALAATLSSNIGIYGPVFEQMISDPIPGKEEYYMSEKFQLCNYDWFKENKVTTLISKINHIRKEHESYQQTNNIQFLETGNDQIIAFYKWDDDRTNETITVISLDAYNSQSGSIQLPLQALKINHGQKIEVEDLVTRNCYNWYNEWNYVELHATLPFHIFKINK, encoded by the coding sequence ATGCAAAATCAAAGTAGAATTGTAATAGAAAATATTGCTCCACAAATAAACCACGGAACAGTAAATATTAAACGTGTTGTAGATGAAATTGTAAATGTAACTGCAGATGTTTTAGTTGATGGTCATGATGTACTTCAGGCTAATTTATTATTCAAACATGAAAAAGATAATGAATGGTCAGAAATTAGAATGACACCAACATCTAATGACGAGTATTTAGCAAGCTTTCAAACATCAAAACAAGGTTATTATTCATATAAAATTGAAGGTTGGGTAGATTATGCCTTAAACTGGCAACATGGTTTAGGTAGAAAAATTGATGATTCTCAACATGTAAGTTCAGAGCTTTTAGAAGGAGCAGAACTTTTAGCTCCAATGCTAGAAAAGGTTTCTTCTGAGGATAAAAATTACTTACTGCACCTTATATTCATCTTTAAAAATAATGAAACCTATTCCGAAGCTGTAAAAGAAGCTGTCTCTAAAAGATTAACATCTATTTTTAAAAAACATCCAGAGAAAATTTTAATAGAAACTTCTACTGAATACAAAGTGTATGTAGATAGACTAAAAGCAAGATTTAGTACTTGGTATGAATTTTTCCCACGTTCTGCTTCTGAGCAAGAAGGAAGACATGGAACTTTTAATGATTGTCACAGATTATTACCCAGAGTTGCTAAGATGGGTTTTGATACTTTATACTTCCCTCCTGTTCACCCAATTGGTGAAGTAAATAGAAAAGGTAAAAACAATACTACTGTAGCACAAGATGGAGATGTTGGTTCTACTTGGGGAATTGGATCTAAATATGGTGGTCATAAAGACTTACATCCAGAATTAGGTTCTTTAGAAGATTTTAAAAACTTAATTACCAAAGCCAAAGAATTAGGTATTGAAGTTGCTATGGATTACGCTTTGCAAGCAGCACCAGATCATCCTTGGGTAAAAGAGCATCCAGATTGGTTTAAATGGAGACCAGACGGAACTGTACAGTATGCCGAAAATCCACCTAAAAAATACCAAGATATTCTTCCAATTTACTGGGAAAGTAAAGACTTTAAAAATCTTTGGAAAGAATGTTTAGACACATTATTATATTGGATTGATTGTGGTATTAACGTTTTTAGAGTTGATAACCCACATACAAAACCATACTTTTTTTGGGGTTGGATTATTGCTGAAGTAAAAAAACAGCATCCAGATGTATTATTTTTAGCAGAGGCATTTACACGTCCAAAAATAATGCAGCAACTAGCAAAACAAGGTTATACACAATCCTATACTTATTTTACTTGGAGAGATTCTAAACACGAGTTAATCGAGTATATGAGTGAATTAACTAAAACGGAACAGAAAGAATATATGAGACCTAATTTCTGGCCAAATACACCAGATATTAATCCGTTTCATCTACAAGGAGCTCCAGAAAGTAAATACTTACAACGTTATGCTTTAGCTGCGACTTTAAGTTCAAATATTGGAATTTACGGACCTGTTTTTGAACAAATGATAAGTGATCCTATTCCTGGTAAGGAAGAGTATTATATGTCAGAAAAATTTCAACTTTGCAATTATGACTGGTTTAAAGAAAATAAAGTAACTACTTTAATATCTAAAATCAATCACATTAGAAAAGAGCATGAATCTTATCAACAAACAAATAATATTCAATTTTTAGAAACTGGTAATGATCAAATTATAGCTTTTTATAAATGGGACGATGATAGAACTAATGAAACCATAACAGTTATAAGTTTAGATGCTTATAACTCACAATCTGGTTCTATTCAATTACCATTACAAGCCTTAAAAATAAATCATGGTCAGAAAATTGAGGTAGAAGATTTGGTAACTAGAAATTGTTACAATTGGTATAACGAGTGGAATTATGTAGAATTACATGCAACCCTTCCGTTTCATATCTTTAAAATCAATAAATAA
- the glgB gene encoding 1,4-alpha-glucan branching protein GlgB, protein MAQTKVHSLFTEFDISLFQAGKHYRLYEKFGSHIVTVDGVEGTYFAVWAPSAKSVAVIGDFNFWLEGEHHLNVRWDGSGIWEGFIPNIGKGTIYKYKIRSTNNDITTEKADPFARRCEHPPKTASEVWEDDYAWNDKKWMKNRKKNNALDAPFSVYEVHLGSWKKQIEEGRFLSYNELAEELVNYVAEMNFTHVEFMPIMEFPYDPSWGYQLTGYFAPTSRFGYPDEFKYLVDKFHEKGIGVLLDWVPSHFPSDDHGLGFFDGSHLYEHPDRRKGYHQDWKSLIFNYGRNEIKSFLISNAIFWLDQYHADGLRVDAVASMLFLDYSREEGEWEPNEFGGRENLDAINFIKEMNAAVYESFPDVQTIAEESTSFPKVSKPIYDGGLGFGMKWMMGWMHDTLDYFAKEPIYRKHHQNELTFSLNYAFTENFMLPLSHDEVVYGKKSLVDKMPGDEWQKFANLRMLYSLMYTHPGTKLLFQGAEFGQTSEWNFNGSLDWHLLEYGVHKGAQNLVKDLNKLYKKEPALHEKQFSHEGFEWIDHGDHENSVMSYIRKGENEKDNIIVILNLTPVPRENYRIGLPKSGTLKPIFNSDDNKYNGTGNYANKKLASEEKEWNNRENSIELNLPPLGMIAYKYK, encoded by the coding sequence ATGGCACAAACAAAAGTACACAGTCTTTTTACAGAATTTGATATTAGCCTTTTTCAAGCAGGTAAGCATTATCGATTATACGAAAAATTTGGATCGCACATTGTTACTGTAGATGGTGTAGAAGGAACCTATTTTGCCGTTTGGGCTCCAAGCGCAAAATCGGTCGCAGTAATTGGAGATTTTAATTTTTGGTTAGAAGGAGAGCATCACTTAAATGTACGTTGGGACGGAAGCGGTATCTGGGAAGGTTTTATTCCTAATATTGGTAAAGGAACAATTTATAAATATAAAATTAGAAGTACTAATAACGATATAACAACAGAAAAAGCAGATCCTTTTGCAAGGAGATGTGAGCACCCACCAAAAACAGCTTCTGAAGTTTGGGAAGATGACTACGCTTGGAATGATAAAAAATGGATGAAAAATAGAAAGAAAAATAATGCATTAGATGCTCCTTTTTCTGTTTATGAAGTTCATTTAGGTTCTTGGAAAAAGCAAATTGAAGAAGGGCGCTTTTTAAGTTATAATGAATTAGCAGAAGAATTGGTTAATTATGTTGCAGAAATGAATTTTACCCATGTAGAATTTATGCCAATTATGGAATTTCCGTATGACCCAAGTTGGGGATATCAATTAACCGGTTATTTTGCACCAACTTCTCGTTTTGGTTATCCAGACGAATTTAAATATTTAGTAGATAAATTTCACGAAAAAGGAATTGGAGTCTTATTAGATTGGGTTCCTTCTCACTTTCCATCAGATGACCACGGATTAGGTTTCTTTGATGGCTCTCACTTATATGAACACCCAGATAGAAGAAAAGGATATCACCAAGATTGGAAAAGTTTAATTTTTAACTACGGAAGAAACGAAATAAAATCATTTCTAATTAGTAATGCTATTTTCTGGCTAGACCAATACCATGCAGATGGATTAAGAGTAGATGCAGTTGCCTCTATGTTATTCTTAGATTACTCTAGAGAAGAAGGAGAATGGGAACCAAATGAATTTGGTGGAAGAGAAAATTTAGATGCCATTAATTTTATTAAAGAGATGAATGCAGCTGTCTATGAATCTTTTCCAGATGTACAAACTATTGCAGAAGAATCTACATCATTCCCAAAAGTATCTAAACCCATTTATGATGGAGGTTTAGGTTTTGGAATGAAATGGATGATGGGTTGGATGCATGATACGCTAGATTATTTTGCAAAAGAACCTATATACAGAAAGCATCATCAAAACGAATTAACATTCAGTTTAAATTATGCATTTACAGAAAACTTTATGTTACCTCTTTCTCATGATGAAGTAGTATATGGTAAAAAATCTTTAGTAGATAAAATGCCTGGTGATGAATGGCAAAAGTTCGCAAACTTAAGAATGTTATATAGTTTGATGTACACACACCCAGGAACAAAATTATTATTTCAAGGTGCAGAATTTGGACAAACAAGCGAATGGAATTTTAACGGAAGTTTAGATTGGCATTTATTAGAATACGGTGTACATAAAGGTGCACAAAATTTAGTAAAAGACTTAAATAAACTATACAAAAAAGAACCCGCTTTACATGAAAAACAATTTTCTCATGAAGGTTTTGAATGGATAGACCATGGAGATCATGAAAATTCTGTTATGTCTTATATTAGAAAAGGAGAAAATGAAAAAGATAATATAATTGTTATCTTAAACTTAACTCCTGTTCCAAGAGAAAACTATAGAATAGGTTTACCAAAATCGGGTACCTTAAAACCTATTTTTAATAGTGATGACAACAAGTATAATGGTACTGGAAACTATGCAAACAAAAAGTTAGCTTCCGAAGAAAAGGAGTGGAATAACAGAGAAAATTCTATAGAATTAAATTTACCTCCGTTAGGAATGATTGCTTACAAGTACAAATAA
- a CDS encoding glycoside hydrolase family 31 protein encodes MIVNTELEQKGNLFPSEIVSYKKDVDTLYFTTKNNVILQLTVVRDSVIRFRYSTTGKFENDFSYGVTIHASRGYYFLDVTEDETHYVVTTSKLICKIEKSSLQVKLFDAVDLKLINEDEIGFHWEESYEYGGDIVKMSKACQRAESFYGLGDKPVDVNLKGKRFENYATDSYAFGKDTDPIYKAIPFYTAIQGDKSYGIFFDNTFKSHFDFAHERRNVASFWAQGGEMNYYFIYGPKMEDVVKNYTDLTGKPHALPPLWALGFHQCKWSYFPESNVKEVTKTFRDLKIPCDAIYLDIDYMDGFRCFTWDKNHFPDPKRMVRELEEDGFKTVVIIDPGIKIDLEYDVFKEALDKDYFCKRADGPYMKGKVWPGECYFPDYTKPEVREWWSGLFKELIEDFGVKGVWNDMNEPAVMDVPNKSFPDDVRHDYDGNPCSHRKAHNIYGTQMARATYHGLKKYAYPKRPFVITRSAYSGAQRYTSTWMGDNVATWEHLAIANNQAQRMAMSGFSFAGSDIGGFAEQPQGELFARWVQLGVFHAFCRVHSSGDHGDQEPWVFGDEVTNIVRKFVELRYQLLPYLYTCFWNYINDGTPILKSLVLYDQEDTATHHRSDEFVYGEQILVCPIQEPNARGRRMYIPRGKWYNFWTNELVVGGKEMWVDADIDSMPIFIKEGAVIPKYPVQQYVDEKEFDEITLDLYYKEGKESSQLYDDAHDGYDYKKGRFSLRTFKVTGKKEELIIQQHKRGDFNAGYSKFNIVFHNLPFTITSIQIDNVETSIDRVISGNTQSILLDKGFSELHLIGK; translated from the coding sequence ATGATTGTTAATACAGAGTTAGAACAAAAGGGAAACTTATTTCCTTCAGAAATAGTGAGCTACAAGAAAGATGTAGACACATTATACTTTACTACAAAGAACAATGTAATTTTACAACTTACTGTAGTAAGAGACAGTGTAATAAGATTTAGATACTCTACAACAGGTAAATTTGAAAACGATTTTTCTTACGGAGTTACCATTCACGCATCTAGAGGGTATTACTTTTTAGACGTAACAGAAGATGAAACTCACTATGTTGTTACAACTTCCAAATTAATCTGTAAAATAGAAAAAAGTAGTTTACAAGTTAAACTTTTTGATGCTGTAGACTTAAAGTTAATAAACGAAGATGAAATTGGATTTCACTGGGAAGAAAGTTATGAATATGGTGGAGACATCGTAAAAATGAGTAAAGCTTGCCAAAGAGCAGAAAGTTTTTATGGTTTAGGAGATAAACCTGTAGACGTTAACTTAAAAGGTAAACGTTTTGAAAACTACGCTACAGATTCATATGCATTTGGTAAAGATACAGACCCTATATATAAAGCAATTCCTTTTTATACGGCTATACAAGGTGATAAGTCGTATGGAATTTTCTTTGACAATACTTTTAAATCACATTTCGATTTTGCACATGAAAGAAGAAATGTAGCAAGTTTTTGGGCACAAGGTGGTGAAATGAATTATTATTTTATCTACGGACCTAAAATGGAAGATGTAGTTAAAAATTATACAGATTTAACCGGTAAACCTCACGCTTTACCTCCATTATGGGCTTTAGGATTTCATCAATGTAAATGGAGTTATTTTCCTGAAAGCAACGTAAAAGAAGTTACAAAAACTTTTAGAGATTTAAAAATACCTTGTGATGCTATTTATTTAGACATCGATTATATGGATGGTTTCCGTTGTTTTACTTGGGATAAAAACCATTTTCCTGATCCTAAAAGAATGGTTAGAGAATTGGAAGAAGACGGTTTTAAAACCGTAGTTATTATAGATCCGGGAATTAAAATAGATTTAGAATACGATGTTTTTAAAGAGGCATTAGATAAAGATTATTTCTGTAAACGTGCCGATGGTCCTTATATGAAAGGTAAAGTTTGGCCTGGTGAATGTTATTTTCCAGATTATACAAAACCAGAAGTAAGAGAATGGTGGTCTGGTTTATTTAAAGAACTAATTGAAGATTTTGGAGTAAAAGGTGTTTGGAATGATATGAACGAGCCAGCAGTAATGGACGTTCCTAACAAGTCTTTCCCAGATGATGTTCGTCATGATTATGATGGAAATCCTTGTTCTCATAGAAAAGCACATAATATTTATGGAACTCAAATGGCACGTGCAACATACCATGGTTTAAAAAAATATGCATATCCAAAAAGACCATTTGTAATTACAAGATCTGCTTATTCTGGTGCGCAAAGATATACTTCTACTTGGATGGGAGATAATGTTGCTACTTGGGAACACTTAGCAATTGCTAATAACCAAGCACAAAGAATGGCTATGTCTGGTTTCTCATTTGCAGGTTCGGATATTGGTGGATTTGCAGAACAACCACAAGGTGAACTATTTGCTCGTTGGGTGCAATTAGGTGTTTTTCATGCTTTTTGTAGAGTACATTCTTCTGGAGATCATGGAGATCAAGAACCTTGGGTATTCGGAGATGAAGTTACAAACATTGTAAGAAAGTTTGTGGAACTTAGATATCAATTATTACCATATCTATATACTTGTTTCTGGAATTATATTAACGACGGAACACCAATTTTAAAATCTTTAGTTTTATACGATCAAGAAGATACTGCTACACATCATAGAAGTGATGAGTTTGTGTATGGTGAACAAATTTTAGTTTGCCCAATACAAGAACCAAATGCTAGAGGAAGAAGAATGTATATTCCTAGAGGTAAATGGTATAATTTCTGGACAAATGAGCTTGTAGTTGGTGGAAAAGAAATGTGGGTAGATGCAGACATAGATAGCATGCCAATATTTATTAAAGAAGGTGCAGTAATACCAAAATATCCAGTACAACAATATGTTGATGAAAAAGAATTTGATGAAATTACTCTAGATCTTTATTATAAAGAAGGAAAAGAATCTTCACAATTATATGATGATGCCCATGATGGATATGATTATAAAAAAGGTAGATTTAGTTTACGTACTTTTAAAGTAACAGGAAAAAAAGAAGAATTAATTATACAACAACATAAACGTGGTGACTTTAACGCAGGTTACAGCAAGTTTAATATTGTGTTCCATAATTTACCTTTTACTATTACTTCTATTCAAATAGATAATGTTGAAACTTCTATAGATAGAGTTATTTCTGGAAACACTCAATCTATACTTCTAGATAAAGGTTTTTCTGAATTACATCTAATAGGAAAATAA
- the prfA gene encoding peptide chain release factor 1: MLDKLRIVKQRYDEVSDLIIQPEIIMDQKRYAQLMKEYKDLGDVVKKGDEYQTLTNNIEEAKEILADGSDAEMNEMAKMEIEEANIRIPQLEDEIKVLLIPKDPEDSKNAVVELRAGAGGDEASIFAGDLFRMYTKYCESRGWKVSTVDYSEGTNGGFKEIQFEVTGNDVYGILKFEAGVHRVQRVPQTETQGRVHTSAATCMVFPEAEEFDVEINPKEVRIDFFCSSGPGGQSVNTTYSAVRLTHIPTGLVAQCQDQKSQHKNKEKAFKVLRSRLYDMELAKKNAEDALKRGSMVSSGDRSAKIRTYNYAQGRVTDHRIGLSLYDLPNIVNGDIQKIIDELMLAENTQKLKGLSDGI; encoded by the coding sequence ATGTTAGATAAATTAAGAATTGTTAAGCAGCGTTATGATGAAGTTTCTGATTTAATTATTCAGCCAGAAATCATCATGGATCAAAAGCGTTATGCGCAATTGATGAAAGAATATAAAGATTTAGGTGATGTTGTTAAAAAGGGAGATGAATATCAAACCTTAACAAACAATATAGAGGAGGCAAAAGAAATACTTGCCGATGGTTCTGATGCCGAAATGAATGAAATGGCGAAGATGGAAATCGAAGAAGCCAATATTAGAATTCCTCAATTAGAAGATGAAATAAAAGTTTTATTAATACCAAAAGATCCTGAAGATTCTAAGAATGCAGTTGTAGAATTACGTGCAGGTGCAGGTGGAGATGAAGCAAGTATTTTTGCAGGAGATTTATTTAGAATGTACACAAAATATTGTGAAAGTAGGGGATGGAAAGTTTCTACGGTAGATTATTCTGAAGGTACCAATGGTGGTTTTAAAGAAATTCAGTTCGAAGTTACTGGTAATGATGTTTATGGAATTTTAAAGTTCGAAGCAGGTGTGCATCGTGTACAAAGAGTTCCACAAACAGAAACACAAGGACGTGTGCATACTTCTGCTGCTACTTGTATGGTTTTTCCAGAAGCCGAAGAGTTTGATGTTGAAATTAATCCAAAAGAAGTTCGTATCGATTTTTTCTGTTCTTCTGGTCCGGGTGGTCAATCTGTAAATACTACGTATTCTGCAGTGCGTTTAACACATATTCCAACTGGTTTAGTTGCACAATGTCAAGATCAAAAATCGCAACATAAAAATAAAGAAAAAGCATTTAAAGTGTTACGTTCTCGTTTGTATGATATGGAATTGGCTAAGAAGAATGCAGAAGACGCTTTAAAACGTGGTTCTATGGTTTCTTCTGGTGATAGAAGTGCTAAGATTAGAACTTATAACTATGCACAAGGTAGAGTTACAGACCATAGAATTGGTTTGTCTTTGTACGACCTTCCAAATATTGTAAATGGAGATATTCAGAAAATTATTGATGAATTAATGTTAGCTGAAAATACTCAAAAATTAAAAGGATTAAGTGACGGAATATAG
- a CDS encoding amidohydrolase family protein produces the protein MKNKFLLTFTFLVSSFSLFAQTYITNVTVVDVEKQKLVSNQTIEITNNLISNIRKSTKIKLPKNATIIDGTGKYIAPGLVDAHIHFFQNGGLYTRPDAIDLRKYVSYTEEIALAKSDMENKLKRYLKNGITTLIDVGATYNFLEQRKDFVDKDFAPEIFITGPLLTTYESEVYKNLKHDEPFTLTESIEDGINGVKDQLKYKPDFIKIWYIAGRDGLSIEESALKNLPIVKAVIDEAHKNNLKVAVHATQEITAKLAVENGADFLVHSVKDKILSKDFIQLLKKNKTILSPTLQVSGGYGKTFGQRLQFSNNELLTANPYQLGSLLDLKHLSDTLLVNNYKTRLNKPNRIANLKKADSICSVNLKTLSDAGVLIATGTDAGNIGTLHVSSYIKELELMQKSGMSNWQILEASTINGAKIFDKENEFGSVSIGKKANLILLNKNPIKDINNLTDIHTIINKGVVYNPNDLLKDTPRDLAQRQLNAYNLRNIEAFLEPYADDVEVYTFPNTLNYKGKENMRKRYAKMFENVTNLHCELTERIVKGNVVIDKEVVQFNDITKEAIAIYRIENNKIKKVYFVRE, from the coding sequence ATGAAAAATAAATTTTTATTAACATTCACATTTCTAGTTTCTTCTTTTTCACTTTTTGCACAAACCTATATCACCAACGTAACAGTAGTTGATGTAGAAAAACAAAAACTAGTATCTAATCAAACTATAGAAATTACAAACAATTTAATTTCTAACATCAGAAAAAGTACTAAAATAAAACTACCTAAAAACGCAACTATTATTGACGGAACTGGTAAGTATATTGCTCCTGGTTTGGTAGATGCACACATTCATTTTTTTCAAAACGGAGGATTATATACACGACCTGATGCTATTGATTTAAGAAAATATGTTAGTTACACAGAAGAAATTGCTTTGGCAAAATCTGATATGGAAAACAAACTGAAAAGGTATTTAAAAAACGGAATTACAACTTTAATTGATGTTGGTGCTACCTACAATTTTCTAGAACAACGTAAAGATTTTGTAGATAAAGATTTTGCTCCGGAAATTTTTATAACAGGTCCTTTATTAACAACTTACGAATCTGAAGTTTATAAGAATTTAAAACATGATGAGCCTTTTACGTTAACAGAAAGTATTGAAGATGGTATTAATGGCGTTAAAGATCAATTAAAATACAAGCCAGACTTTATTAAAATATGGTATATAGCGGGTAGAGATGGATTAAGTATAGAAGAAAGTGCTCTTAAAAACTTACCTATCGTAAAAGCTGTTATTGATGAAGCTCATAAAAACAATCTAAAAGTTGCAGTACATGCAACACAAGAAATTACGGCAAAATTAGCTGTAGAAAATGGTGCAGATTTTTTAGTACATAGTGTAAAAGATAAAATTTTATCAAAAGACTTTATACAATTATTAAAGAAAAACAAAACGATTCTTTCTCCTACATTACAAGTCAGCGGAGGATACGGTAAAACATTTGGACAAAGATTACAGTTTAGTAATAATGAATTATTAACAGCAAATCCTTATCAATTGGGTTCTTTATTAGATTTAAAACACCTTTCTGATACTTTATTAGTAAATAATTATAAAACGCGTTTAAACAAACCCAATAGAATTGCCAACTTAAAAAAAGCAGATTCTATATGTAGTGTAAATCTTAAAACACTTTCTGATGCTGGTGTATTAATTGCAACAGGTACAGATGCAGGTAATATTGGTACATTACATGTTTCTTCTTATATAAAAGAGCTAGAATTAATGCAAAAAAGCGGCATGAGTAATTGGCAAATCCTTGAAGCTTCTACAATAAATGGCGCTAAAATTTTTGATAAAGAGAATGAATTTGGAAGTGTTAGCATTGGTAAAAAAGCAAATCTTATTCTTTTAAATAAAAATCCTATAAAAGATATAAATAACCTAACTGATATACATACTATTATTAATAAAGGTGTTGTTTATAATCCGAATGATTTATTAAAAGATACTCCCAGAGACTTAGCACAAAGACAATTAAACGCTTACAATCTTAGAAATATAGAAGCTTTTTTAGAACCTTATGCAGATGATGTAGAAGTATATACTTTTCCGAATACTTTAAACTATAAAGGAAAAGAAAATATGAGAAAGAGGTATGCAAAAATGTTTGAGAATGTTACCAATTTACATTGCGAATTAACAGAAAGAATTGTAAAAGGTAATGTTGTTATAGATAAAGAAGTTGTACAATTTAATGATATAACAAAAGAAGCAATAGCTATTTATCGTATTGAAAATAATAAAATTAAAAAAGTTTACTTTGTAAGAGAATAA
- a CDS encoding ABC-F family ATP-binding cassette domain-containing protein has protein sequence MLNVHNLSVSFMGTDLFSGITFKLNKGDRIGLIGKNGAGKSTLLKVLSKDIETSGGTMAFDKDIRMGFLRQDIDFVEGRTILEEAYQAFVEIKEIEVKLDEINQQLATRTDYESEGYTELIHDLTDNTERYELLGGYNYQGDTEKILQGLGFQREDFDKKTDTFSGGWRMRIELAKLLLQNNDILLLDEPTNHLDIESIIWLENFLKGYSGAIVLVSHDKMFLDNVTNRTIEISLGQIYDYKKPYSEFLVLRGEIKEKQLQAQKNQEKEIKQKQHLINKFKAKASKASMAQSLMKQLDKVELIEVDQDDNQAMNVKFAISKEPGKIIVEAKDLCKSYGDKHVLEDVDLLIEKNSKIAFVGQNGQGKSTLAKMMVGEIPFEGYLKLGHNVEVGYFAQNQSEELPGEKTVLEIMEDAATDTNRMRVRDMLGSFLFGGDAVDKKAKVLSGGERNRLALCKLLLQPFNVLIMDEPTNHLDIASKTVLKEALRNFNGTLIVVSHDRDFLQGLTETVYGFKDKEIKEYLGDIDYFLEQHKIENLREAEKRTVVKVDKDTSKKESHQLSRDQEKQLKKLKNKLSNIETEIADLEKEIAKIDLELAQNYDEVSARPNFFEKYKAKKAKLDTVMENWEKIEAEVSNFS, from the coding sequence ATGCTAAACGTACACAACTTATCGGTTTCTTTTATGGGAACTGATTTATTTTCAGGAATTACTTTCAAGTTAAATAAAGGAGATAGAATTGGTCTTATCGGAAAAAATGGAGCAGGGAAATCTACGCTTTTAAAAGTGCTTTCTAAAGATATAGAAACAAGTGGTGGTACCATGGCTTTTGATAAAGATATTAGAATGGGGTTTTTAAGACAAGATATAGATTTTGTTGAAGGAAGAACTATTTTAGAAGAAGCGTATCAGGCATTTGTGGAAATTAAAGAAATTGAGGTAAAACTTGATGAAATTAATCAGCAGCTTGCTACTAGAACCGATTATGAAAGTGAAGGGTATACAGAATTAATTCATGATTTAACGGATAATACAGAGCGTTATGAGTTACTTGGTGGGTACAATTACCAAGGTGATACTGAAAAGATTTTACAAGGTTTAGGTTTTCAGAGAGAAGATTTTGACAAAAAAACAGATACTTTTTCTGGAGGTTGGAGAATGCGTATTGAATTGGCAAAATTACTTTTACAAAATAATGATATTTTGTTATTAGATGAGCCTACAAATCACTTAGATATTGAATCTATTATTTGGTTAGAGAATTTCTTAAAAGGATATTCTGGCGCTATTGTCTTGGTTTCGCATGATAAAATGTTTTTAGATAATGTAACCAACAGAACTATTGAAATTTCTTTAGGTCAGATTTACGATTATAAAAAACCGTATTCTGAGTTCTTAGTATTAAGAGGAGAAATTAAAGAAAAGCAATTACAGGCACAGAAAAACCAAGAGAAAGAAATAAAACAAAAGCAACACTTAATTAATAAATTCAAGGCGAAGGCTAGTAAGGCTTCTATGGCGCAATCTTTAATGAAACAACTTGATAAAGTTGAATTAATTGAGGTTGACCAAGATGATAACCAAGCAATGAATGTTAAGTTTGCAATTTCTAAAGAGCCCGGTAAGATTATTGTTGAAGCAAAAGATTTATGTAAAAGTTATGGCGATAAACATGTTTTAGAGGACGTAGATTTATTAATAGAAAAAAACAGTAAAATTGCTTTTGTAGGTCAGAATGGACAAGGGAAATCTACTTTGGCAAAAATGATGGTAGGTGAAATTCCTTTTGAAGGGTATTTAAAACTTGGGCATAATGTAGAAGTTGGATATTTTGCTCAAAACCAATCTGAAGAATTGCCAGGAGAAAAAACTGTGCTGGAAATTATGGAAGATGCTGCCACAGATACGAACAGAATGCGTGTTAGAGATATGTTAGGTTCCTTCTTATTTGGTGGAGATGCTGTAGATAAAAAAGCAAAAGTACTTTCTGGAGGGGAAAGAAATAGATTGGCATTGTGTAAATTATTATTACAACCATTTAATGTTTTAATAATGGATGAGCCAACCAATCACTTAGATATTGCCTCTAAAACAGTGTTAAAAGAAGCTTTAAGAAACTTTAATGGTACTTTAATTGTAGTATCTCACGATAGAGATTTCTTACAAGGTTTAACAGAAACTGTTTATGGATTTAAAGACAAAGAAATTAAAGAATATCTAGGTGATATTGATTATTTCTTAGAGCAACATAAAATTGAAAATCTTAGAGAAGCAGAAAAAAGAACGGTTGTAAAAGTTGATAAGGATACTTCTAAAAAAGAATCTCATCAATTATCTAGAGATCAAGAAAAACAATTAAAGAAGTTAAAGAACAAATTGTCTAATATTGAAACTGAAATAGCAGATTTAGAAAAGGAAATTGCTAAAATAGATTTAGAGTTAGCACAGAATTATGATGAAGTTTCTGCTAGACCAAATTTCTTTGAAAAATACAAAGCTAAAAAAGCTAAATTAGATACAGTAATGGAAAACTGGGAAAAAATAGAAGCAGAAGTTTCTAATTTTTCTTAA